AAACATACGGCAACCTCCCTACAACTTAACAGCACACTATTCTTCCCTTCAGCTCATATTCCTTCTTAATATTTATATTTCGACAACATTTAAGACGCTCCGGGGTAAGGTAATAAATGGCGCACAAGAAAAAGCCCCCTACTTGGGAGCTGAGGATAACCCCTTCCCACTGCCCCAGAGGCTTTTAGGACGCATGACAACGAGAACCGTCCCCATTGTCACTAAGTCTAAGTTCGAAAAGGCTTGACTTGCGGGTCTGGGGTTTTCCGGAGCGAGCGGAGCACCTGGGTGCGTTCCTTAGCGCGTGCAGGCATGCAGCAAAGCCTAAATAGCGCGTAGCTGCCGGGCGGCCGTCTGTAGATGCGGTGGGCATGATGCTCTAGTTGCACAAAAGTAGAATTGGGTAGCGAGCGGAGGAAATCCCCGGACCCCCTACCCCAGAGACTTTTCGAACGCTTCTCAAGAGAAAGCGTGACAACGAGAACCGTCCCCATTGTCACTCATTGCCAAAGAATTTATTGTAACTCAACTCTTCTATTTTGGCATTTAAATAGTGGCGTTGATTTGCTCTCCTCCCGGCGGCTGCCTTTAGCTCCTCAATTAAATAAAACCATATCGCATCATGATCAAGTTTAGTCATGCTTCCGCCGCCGGGCAGCAAAGCCTCGTAAGCCCGGATCAGTGAGTTGCAAATTCTGTACTTCCAATTTTCAAACATTGGGTGGTTGTTTAATATGAACGCACATATTCCTCCCAGATCTCTCTCCGGGGGATAAAAACAAACGCTTTCAAAATCCAGGCCATAAAACTTTCGACCGTCAAAAATAAAATTACGCAAGTTTAAGTCAGACATGCACAAACATACCTGACTGGATATATTCATATACCCGTGCAACTTACGCAACCATTTCGCAAGCTCGCCAATCCATAACTCCTCTTCTATTTCGATGTCTATCAGTAAATCGACCAACAAAACGCCTTGAATATATGGCATAATAATGATGTTGTTATCATGCCATATAACGTCCGGCACATTGATCCCCTGTTTATTCAAAGCATTTAAAATAAATACCTCATTTCCTGTTGACGAGTTAACATGTTCCTTGATGATATACCGCTGGGTTACATTTGTTGCGGTAACCGCTTCAACAAAAAAAACATTATTGCGCCTGCTGAATCTCTTTTCACTGTATACAACCTTTACTCCCAGAGCTTGTTCCAGCTTATTGACGCTATCCTCCATTATCACTACTTCCTTATTGATATTTTTATTTGCTCGCTGAGATCGTAGTTATTCAATTTAGAAAAAAGAACCTCCAGAAAGGCCTCCAGTTTAGCCTGCAGCAATGAGTCAACCGCTATTTCCCTTTGACCGACAACGACGGTTGCCCTGTCCTTCACAAAGGCACACTCTTCCCGGGCCGCCTCACCTTTTAGGACCTTCGCAACAAAGTCCTTGCAATTGCTGCCGCAGGCGCCGCATTGTTCCAGCCCGTTGACAAACGGTATTATATCAGTAACTTTTTCCTCAATCAAGTCAACTAGTTTAGCCGCGTCAGACAATGTGTTTATCACCGGGACACCGTGATATGCCGATGTCTGATCGGAAATACGGCCTGAAATCGCAAAAACCAAATCATTCAACCGCTCGTCGATTTCCTCAGCGCTGCCGGCACAGAGTATTTTCGGCAGAATGGTATCGGCTACCCCCTCAATAACAACGTAATCGTGATCGAAATAGCGCAATATCTTGTCTATCCCCAAATGCCGCGGGATAAGGATATCTGTCTCCTTAAAGCCTCTTGCCACAATCATCTCCGAGCCCGCCTGTTTATGCCGCCAGGTGTTGCTCCCCGCCACATCAAGGATAAAGTCCTCATAATGAATATTTTTCACCGAACCTACACTATAACCTCTTTCTTTTAATTCTGCAATAATATTTTCAATAGTTGTCGTTTTACCGGACTGGGTAACCCCAAAAACTGAAAAAGCTTTCATGCAATTCTTCCTTTCCTAAGGTATTCCGTAACCCCCTATGTTCCTGTCATACAAGGACTTGTATACATACTTTGTTAACAGGCCGACATTGTATCCGGTTATCACAGCGGATATCATTAATACGGGCAGAAGAATGTAAATATGAAAATCCTGAGCCAGTACACTTGCTACAAATAATTGACCTATGTTATGGCATATAGCGCCAATCACGCTGATATTGACAATACTGACATATTTTTTTAGATAGCGCCACATGACGGACATGACCAGCGTGCTCAGCATACCTCCGGTAATACTAAATAAAAAACCGACCGGGTTGCCCCCCAATAAAGACCCCAAAATACACCTGACAGCGACAACAAAAAAGGCATCTTTGTACCCCAAAACTAATATTGACAATAAAGTTACGATATTGGCCAGTCCCAGCTTCACCCCGGGAGGTACACCGGGAATAATAACGGACCTTTCCACTATGCTAATAACCGTTGCCAATGCGACAAACATGGCAATCGTTACAATACGTTTTGTGCTAAACACCGGCAGTCCACCTTTACACTGAAGATTATCATTGCTTTATATACTGAATTTCTTACCGGTCAGTCATAGGGCGTAGGCTCATACTGATTTGTATCTGGGTCAGGCGTAGGGCGTAAGATTGTTTAAAAAGGTAGGGGGATAATCCCCTGCTATTATTTGTTACGCCTTGCGCCCTATGGCCTACGACCAAGCTCAGTAGGAAGTGGCGTCCACACCTGTAGACTTTCCTTTGATAACAACTTTCAGATTGTTTGGGGCACAAAAGGATATTTGACCGGGCTTGCTCAACCAGCCTGTCTTAACACAAATTTGATTGGGGCAATCGGCTTCTTGAACCCTGACCCGGCCGTCTTTTATCTCCACCACGTTATAATGTCCGTCTGAATCCGTAACCTTAATTTCCTCATCGGTGGCCTCAGACAGCGGTATTTGCCGGTACAACTGACCAAATTTGTATATTTCTACAGTTAAGCCTTCTCCCGCCGGTTGGCGCTGCGACAGGTACAAAAACACGAAACTAATCAGAGCCAGGGCTAAGAGGGCGGCAGTTATATAACGATTAAGGTTTTGCATTGTTATCTCCAAAGTTCATAGATGCTGAACTAGTATTTATTTTTTAAACAGCTTTATTTTATCTTGCAGCTTATTTGGACCCATTTTTTCAAGGTATTGTTAAATTGCTCAAACAGCTCCAGAGGTTTACCATGTGCTACTTTTTTATTAATATTATTAAATTAATGTTTTTTTATTTTGTTTCCACGCTTTAAAATTAATCGTAAAGCAAAGTCAGTCTTAAAGCAATCTTTTTTGGCAGGTCAAATAAAGGAAAAGGGTATCCCTCATATTTCACTTCCGGGATACCCCTTACATTTTCATTAGTTAGCGCAGTTTGTGCTGTATTTCTTTGTGGTCAATCGCGAATGAATTCGCGCAAAATTAAGGTTCGAGACGGGGAGCCTCTTTTTTGGGTTTCTTTAGCAGCAGGCTGTTCAGGGACCTTGACAACACCGCGAGAACAATGCCGATCCCCAGCGTCACCCCTGCCGCCGGCAGGTGGCCCAGGAAATACCAGAGCAACAGGTAGCCGGTGGAAATCGCGATGGACATCAGCATCAGGGGGAAGGCCAGTTTGAAAAATTCAATAAAGGTGACGCGGACGCCCCTCTTCTCCGCCATACCGATAACCACCACGTTGGCGGAGGCGCCGATGATGGTCCCGTTGCCACCCAGGCAGGCGCCCAGCGACAGCGCCCACCAGAGCAGGTTCAGGTCCGCAATACCGCCGAGGCGCCCCATGTCCTGGATAAGCGGGATCATGGTCGCGACAAAGGGGATATTGTCGACAAAGGCCGAGGCTATCGCCGACAGCCAGAGGATCAGCATGCCGGTCGGCAGCATGTTGCCGCCGGTCGTTTCCAGTGCCCACTTGGCCACTATCTCAATGACACCGACTTCTTCCAGAGCGCCGATGATTACAAACAGGCCGATGAAAAAGAACAAAACCGGCCACTCCACCACCTGCAGGGCGTGTTCGACATCTTCGCGGGTAACCAATAAGAGGAAACTCGCGCCCGCCAGGGCGATGACCGAGGATTCAAGGTGGACGTACTGGTGCAGGACAAAGCCCAAAATGGTCAACCCAAGGATAACCAGACACTTTTTAAGGAGGACGGCGTCCTTGATCTCATCCTGCTCGTTCATTTGCATAATATTTTCCTTCAGCTCTTCCGGCGTGTCCAGTTGATCCCGGTAGATGAACTGTAGTAAAAAGACCGTCACCACATATACAACGACAACAACCGGAGTCAGGTTAAGAACAAAGTCCATGAAGCCAAGTCCGGTGGCGCTGCCGATCATGATGTTCGGCGGGTCCCCGATCAGGGTGGAAGTGCCGCCGATGTTGGACGCTAAAATTTCGGTAAACAGGAACGGCCACGGGCTGATTTTGAGTTGGCTGGTGATGGCGAAGGTAACCGGTACAATTAAGAGGACGGTGGTCACATTGTCCAGTAACGCCGACAGGACCGCTGTAACCAGGGCGAGAGCGGCGAGGATCTTCAGCGGTTCGCCCCCGGACGCTCTGGCCGCCTTGATCGCCAGGTATTCAAATACACCGGTTTTTCTGGTGACGCCGACAATGATCATCATGCCCACCAGGAGGCCGATGGTGTTAAAGTCGATAGCATGCACCGCTGTCTCCAAGGAGAGTATCCCCAGCAAGATCACCACCATTGCCCCTACCAGGGCTATCACCGTACGGTGGATTTTTTCGGAGACGATGATCGCGTAGGTTATTAGAAAAACTGCTATGGCTACTATTGACTGGTACTGTTCGGGCATTAGATCACCTCATGTAAATGTTTTACGAATAAATATAAAAATAGCATACTCATCACAATGTGAGTGCAAATTCATTCGCACGAAGACCCCAAAGGAATGAACAAATCCCTTAAGCAGCTGCGCAGCTTTTATGCGATTAAAATCGCGTCCACATTGTTGGGGGAATAAAAAAAGATGGTGAAATCAGAAAAAACTGACTTCCCACCCCAGAAGCCTTAGGTTCCTTGAAAACGGATTTTGAGATCCGTCCAACACGTTAACACACGTTATGCGATTACCGGCAAATTTGATCATACACCCCCTATAGTCTATAGTAACATTTGCAGTCTGGTCAAGACGGTACCGGAAAAAATTTTTACAGTATTGCAGAGAAATGTACCTGCCGGTAGAGAAATAAGGTTACTATAACTATAGGTGTATGGTCTGAGCAAAAAATCTGATAGCTTACGGCAACCATATCATCTGTTGCGGATCCTGAGCTGCGCAGTAGCTGGAAAGGAAAATATTTAGTGATTAATGTTTTCAATTCTATTTCTATTTATCATGAAAGTCAATCGTAAAGCAATCTTTTGGCAGGTCAAAAAAAAGAAGAGGGTATCACGGAAATTTTGCTTCCGGGATACCCTCTTCTTTTTCAGTAATTATCCGGCGGTATACACTGCTTTCTTTGGAGTCAATGTCCGTATGAATTCACTCCTGTATTTATAACTCAACGGGCTGGGTGGCCTCTTTTTTGCCCCCCTTTAGCAGCAAGCCGTTCAGGGACCTTGACAGAACCAACAGGACTATTCCCAGACCCAGCGCCACTCCTGCCGCTACCAGGTGGCCGAAGAAATAAAAGAGCAGCAGGTAGCCGGTACAGATCAAGATGGACAACAGCATCAGGGGGAAGGCCACTTTCATAAATTCAACAAAGGTAACGCGGACGCCCCTCTTTTCCGCCATGCCGACGACTACCACGTTGGCGGAGGCGCCGATGAGGGTCCCGTTGCCGCCCAGGCAGGCGCCCAGCGACAGCGCCCACCAGAGAAAGTTCAGGTCCGCAATCCCACCCAGGCGTCCCATGTCCTGGATGAGCGGGATCATGGTCGCGACGAAGGGGATATTGTCAACAAAGGCCGATGCTATCGCCGATAACCAGAGGATCAACATGCCGGTCGGCAGCATGTTGCCGCCGGTTGTTTCCAGGGCCCACTTGGCCACCATCTCAATGACACCGACTTCTTCCAGCGCGCCGATGATTACGAACAGGCCGATGAAAAAGAACAGCACGGGCCACTCCACCGCCTGCAGGGCGTGTTCGACGTCTTCTCCGGAAATTAATAAGAGGAGGCTCGCGCCGGCCAGGGCGATGACCGAGGATTCAAGGTGGACGTACTGGTGCAGGACAAAGCCCAAAATGGTCAGCGCCAGGACCACCAGGCATTTTTTGAGGAGGACAGCATCCTTGATCTCATCCCGCTCGTTCATAAGCATAATATTTGCTTTCAGCTGTTCCGGCGCGTACAGTTTATCCCGGTAGAGGAACTGGAGCAAAAAGATCGTCGTAACATATACGACTATAATAACCGGGGTCAGGTTAAAAGCAAAGTCCATAAAGCCAAGTCCGGTGGCGCTGCCGATCATGATGTTCGGCGGGTCCCCGATCAGGGTGGCGGTGCCGCCGATGTTGGACGCTAAGATTTCGGTAAACAGAAACGGCCACGGGCTGATTTTGAGTTGGCTGGTGATGGCGAAGGTGACCGGTACAATTAAGAGGACGGTGGTCACATTATCCAGGAAAGCCGACAGGACTGCCGTGACCAGGGCGAGAGCCGCGAGGATCTTCAGCGGCGCTCCCCCGGACGCTTTGGCCGCCTTGATCGCCAGGTATTCAAAAACACCGGTTTTCCTGGTGACGCCGACAATGATCATCATGCCCACCAGGAGGCCGATGGTGTTAAAATCAATGGCCTCCACCGCTGTTTCCAAGTGGAGAATCCCCAGCAAAATCACCATTACCGCCCCTAGCAGGGCTATCACTGTACGGTGGATTTTTTCGGAAACGATGATCGCGTAGGTTATTAGAAAAATTGCTACGGCTATAACTGGCTGGTACTGTTCGGGCATTGTGTTCACCTCATAATGTAAAATTATTATATCTTAAGCTGCTCGTGAAAGCTTTTGTACGATTGAAATCGCACCAGCATTTGTTGGGGAATGAAACAAGGCAGTGAAATAAAAAATCTGACTTCATACCCCACCTTAAAAAGCCCAGGTTCCTTTTAAAAGGCGGTGAAATCAGAAAGCTGACTTCCCACCCCAGAAGCCTTAAGTTCCTTGAAAACGGACCCTCCAGGTCCGTCCAACACGTTAACACCCGTTATGCGCTTACCACGGTATACGCTATCATATTGCACTGCTATGGTTCGTTCATTGTGCTCACCTCTTGTAACAATTTAAATACCTAAAATCGCACCCATATTTACGGGAAATAAAACAAGATGGTAAAAATAAAAAATCTGATTCATACCCCACCTTAAAAAGCCCAGGTTCCTTTTAAAGGTGGTGAAATCAGAAAACTGACTTCCCACCCCAGAAGCCTTAGGTTCCTTGAAAACGGACCTTTCAGGTCCGTCCAACACGTTGCAACCCGTTATGCACTTACCACGATATACCTGATCATATGGCTCTGCTATACTTCAGTCATTGTACTCACCCATGTAAAAGTTCAAATACCTTAAGCCGCTGCGAAGCTTTTGTGCGATTGAAACGGCGCCCATATGCCGGGGGGGGTTATAACAGGGTGATAAAATAAAAAATCCGATTTCATATCCCCCCTAAAAAAGCCCTCAAGCCCCTTTAAAAGGCGGTGAAATCAGAAGCTGACCTCCCACCCCAGAAGCCTTGAGTTCCTTGAAAACGGACCTTTCAGGTCCGTCCAACACGTTAACAACCGATATGCGCTTAGTACGGTACACTTTATCATATATCTCCTATAGTCTATAGTAACATTTGTGGTCAGGTCAAGACATTACCGGAAAAAATTTTTAACATCTTGCAGGAAAATGTACCTGTCGGCAGCGAAATTAAAATTACTATGGACTATAGGAGGTGAGCAACATTGATCAAAAAAATTCTGGTCGCTTACGACAACGGAAGCAAGGCCAAAAAAGCCCTGGAAACCGCCATCGAGATTGCCAAGGGGAACAAGGCAGGGATTTACCTGCTGACTTCGGCAAAGATGACTGATTTTATTTCATCTGTTGCCAGTCCTGAGATGCTTAAGGATCTGGAAGAGAAAAGCCGCGATTATTTTGTGGAGGCGCTGAAGGAGCCGGTGGAAAGAGTTAAAAAAGAGGGTATCCCGGTCTTTTCTGTCATCCTGCAGGAGCGTCCCGGCGAGGCTATTGTCCGCTATGCTGACGAGGAAGGCATGGACCTGATCGTCATGGGTTCGGCCAACCGGGGTACCGTGGAAAGGTTCCTGCTGGGTCTGGGCAGCGTATCCAACTATGTCCTCCAACAAGCCCGGCAGCCGGTGCTGATCACCAAGGAATAGGGCGAATAAATTCACATCTTTATTGCTGTTTGCTGTATTTATAATTTATACTATATAAAATCATTATAAATAACTATCAAATTGCAAAATCGCAAACAACGGCTGGAGTGAATGGAAACCCCTGGTATGGGCTGCAAAGGTTAATCGTAATAGCACTTACCGGTAGTCAATGCCAATAAACTCAACAACTTCTTAATAAGAAGGCAGAAATCAGCTACCACAACAAATTCAAGAAATACTTGCTCTTTAGGTTGTTTTTCCATGCCCGATTTAAAGTTTTTGCTCTTCTCTTTCACATCTTTTGTGATATAATAGCGACGTGTCAAATATCGATTTTTTATGATCCGCTCACCCCGAACACGTTTAACTGTTTGGCGTGGCGGGTCAAAAATCGTAAGGAGAGAGGGAACGAATGAGCATTTTCAGCAAACATCTCCCGGCGATCCATGTAGAGCATTATAAGTATACCGCGGAAAGCCCTACGGAAAAAATGCCGGTGCCCGATAAGGTGTACATTTCCATGGTACAGCATATCGGCGCTCCCTGCCAGCCCAAGGTGGAGGTGGGAGATCTCGTCAAGGTGGGCCAGGTTATCGGCGACACCGATGCCTTTGTCAGCGCCCCCATTCATTCCAGTGTTTCAGGTAAAGTGACGGCCATCGACAAAAGCCTGACCATGTCAGGCGTCTGGGATCTGATCGTAACGATCACGACGGACAAAAAACAGGAAGTTCTGGAAGGACTCGCTCCCCCGCAAATCGACGACAAGGACAGCTTTATCAAGGCGGTCCGCGCTTCCGGCCTGGTAGGTCTGGGCGGCGCCGCTTTCCCAACGCACATCAAGTTCAACCCCAAGAACCTCGATGAAGTGGACAGCTTCATCATCAACGGCGCCGAATGTGAGCCTTACCTCACCGCCGACTACCGGACCATGATGGAAAACTCGGAACTGCTGATCAACGGCCTGAAAAACACGCTGAAATACCTCAAGATCAAGCGCGGAATCATCGGCATCGAATCCAACAAGGCTCCGGCGATCAACAAGCTGCGGGCAATGGTCAAGGATAACCCGGAGATCGAGGTAATGGAGCTCAGATCCGTTTATCCCCAGGGCGGGGAACGTGTTTTAATCTACGAGACCACAGGAAGAGAGATCCCGATAGGCAAGCTTCCCGCGGACATAGGCGCGATTGTTTCGAATATCAGCTCCGTGGTCGCTTTGCAGAACTTTATTGAAACAGGAATGCCTCTGGTCTCAAAGAAGGTCACAGTGAGCGGCAACGCCATCCGTATTCCCAAGAACGTGGAGGCTCCGATCGGAACGCCCATCAGTCAATTGATAACATTCTGCGGCGGATACAAAAGAACTCCCAAAAAGATCATCATGGGCGGGCCGATGATGGGGGCAGCCGTCTACGACGACGGGATGACCGTGAACAAGAACACCAGCGGCATCCTGACTTTTGACGAGGAATTAGCCACATTGCCTAAAGAAACACCCTGTATCAGCTGCGGCCGCTGTATCAAGGCCTGTCCAATGCTGCTCATGCCTACCCTGCTGGCAAAAGCCTACGACGCCAAGGATGTTGAGCAGCTGCAGAAGCTGAACGTGAATCTTTGTATGGAATGCGGCTGCTGCTCTTATGTCTGCCCCGCGAAAAAACAGCTGGCTTTCACCAATAAACTGGGCAAACGACTAGTTATGGAAGGAGGTAAAAAATAATGGGCCGTTATAATCAAGGAACTCTTATTGTATCTTCCTCCCCGCATATCGTGGACAATGTAACCACGACAAGAATTATGTTGGACGTATTGATCGCTCTCATTCCTGCCTTTATCATGTCCGGCGTCATCTTCGGCTCCAGAGCCATCCTTCTAACGGTCACCTGTGTCGCAGCCTGCGTCCTGTT
This region of Pelotomaculum schinkii genomic DNA includes:
- the mobB gene encoding molybdopterin-guanine dinucleotide biosynthesis protein B — its product is MKAFSVFGVTQSGKTTTIENIIAELKERGYSVGSVKNIHYEDFILDVAGSNTWRHKQAGSEMIVARGFKETDILIPRHLGIDKILRYFDHDYVVIEGVADTILPKILCAGSAEEIDERLNDLVFAISGRISDQTSAYHGVPVINTLSDAAKLVDLIEEKVTDIIPFVNGLEQCGACGSNCKDFVAKVLKGEAAREECAFVKDRATVVVGQREIAVDSLLQAKLEAFLEVLFSKLNNYDLSEQIKISIRK
- a CDS encoding NusG domain II-containing protein; the protein is MQNLNRYITAALLALALISFVFLYLSQRQPAGEGLTVEIYKFGQLYRQIPLSEATDEEIKVTDSDGHYNVVEIKDGRVRVQEADCPNQICVKTGWLSKPGQISFCAPNNLKVVIKGKSTGVDATSY
- a CDS encoding Gx transporter family protein, which gives rise to MFSTKRIVTIAMFVALATVISIVERSVIIPGVPPGVKLGLANIVTLLSILVLGYKDAFFVVAVRCILGSLLGGNPVGFLFSITGGMLSTLVMSVMWRYLKKYVSIVNISVIGAICHNIGQLFVASVLAQDFHIYILLPVLMISAVITGYNVGLLTKYVYKSLYDRNIGGYGIP
- a CDS encoding SLC13 family permease, giving the protein MPEQYQSIVAIAVFLITYAIIVSEKIHRTVIALVGAMVVILLGILSLETAVHAIDFNTIGLLVGMMIIVGVTRKTGVFEYLAIKAARASGGEPLKILAALALVTAVLSALLDNVTTVLLIVPVTFAITSQLKISPWPFLFTEILASNIGGTSTLIGDPPNIMIGSATGLGFMDFVLNLTPVVVVVYVVTVFLLQFIYRDQLDTPEELKENIMQMNEQDEIKDAVLLKKCLVILGLTILGFVLHQYVHLESSVIALAGASFLLLVTREDVEHALQVVEWPVLFFFIGLFVIIGALEEVGVIEIVAKWALETTGGNMLPTGMLILWLSAIASAFVDNIPFVATMIPLIQDMGRLGGIADLNLLWWALSLGACLGGNGTIIGASANVVVIGMAEKRGVRVTFIEFFKLAFPLMLMSIAISTGYLLLWYFLGHLPAAGVTLGIGIVLAVLSRSLNSLLLKKPKKEAPRLEP
- a CDS encoding universal stress protein, yielding MIKKILVAYDNGSKAKKALETAIEIAKGNKAGIYLLTSAKMTDFISSVASPEMLKDLEEKSRDYFVEALKEPVERVKKEGIPVFSVILQERPGEAIVRYADEEGMDLIVMGSANRGTVERFLLGLGSVSNYVLQQARQPVLITKE
- a CDS encoding phosphotransferase, encoding MEDSVNKLEQALGVKVVYSEKRFSRRNNVFFVEAVTATNVTQRYIIKEHVNSSTGNEVFILNALNKQGINVPDVIWHDNNIIIMPYIQGVLLVDLLIDIEIEEELWIGELAKWLRKLHGYMNISSQVCLCMSDLNLRNFIFDGRKFYGLDFESVCFYPPERDLGGICAFILNNHPMFENWKYRICNSLIRAYEALLPGGGSMTKLDHDAIWFYLIEELKAAAGRRANQRHYLNAKIEELSYNKFFGNE
- a CDS encoding sodium:proton antiporter, which gives rise to MPEQYQPVIAVAIFLITYAIIVSEKIHRTVIALLGAVMVILLGILHLETAVEAIDFNTIGLLVGMMIIVGVTRKTGVFEYLAIKAAKASGGAPLKILAALALVTAVLSAFLDNVTTVLLIVPVTFAITSQLKISPWPFLFTEILASNIGGTATLIGDPPNIMIGSATGLGFMDFAFNLTPVIIVVYVTTIFLLQFLYRDKLYAPEQLKANIMLMNERDEIKDAVLLKKCLVVLALTILGFVLHQYVHLESSVIALAGASLLLLISGEDVEHALQAVEWPVLFFFIGLFVIIGALEEVGVIEMVAKWALETTGGNMLPTGMLILWLSAIASAFVDNIPFVATMIPLIQDMGRLGGIADLNFLWWALSLGACLGGNGTLIGASANVVVVGMAEKRGVRVTFVEFMKVAFPLMLLSILICTGYLLLFYFFGHLVAAGVALGLGIVLLVLSRSLNGLLLKGGKKEATQPVEL
- the rsxC gene encoding electron transport complex subunit RsxC yields the protein MSIFSKHLPAIHVEHYKYTAESPTEKMPVPDKVYISMVQHIGAPCQPKVEVGDLVKVGQVIGDTDAFVSAPIHSSVSGKVTAIDKSLTMSGVWDLIVTITTDKKQEVLEGLAPPQIDDKDSFIKAVRASGLVGLGGAAFPTHIKFNPKNLDEVDSFIINGAECEPYLTADYRTMMENSELLINGLKNTLKYLKIKRGIIGIESNKAPAINKLRAMVKDNPEIEVMELRSVYPQGGERVLIYETTGREIPIGKLPADIGAIVSNISSVVALQNFIETGMPLVSKKVTVSGNAIRIPKNVEAPIGTPISQLITFCGGYKRTPKKIIMGGPMMGAAVYDDGMTVNKNTSGILTFDEELATLPKETPCISCGRCIKACPMLLMPTLLAKAYDAKDVEQLQKLNVNLCMECGCCSYVCPAKKQLAFTNKLGKRLVMEGGKK